The DNA window TAGTCACAACGAACCCTTGTGTTACGGCATCGTGACTCTTGATAGGCGTCACGGTGATGCCCTCCTTATCCACGAGCCCCAGCAACACGAGGTCTTCAGGCTTGGGTTCGCGCGGAGGAGCATCGGGACAAGCCCCGCCACTCTCAGGACGGGTGACGTCAATGCGCAAGTCCACTTCGGCAGGGTCAGTTATGAGGACAAAGGCAGCTCGCGAGGGCGCCCTACCATCCGCGAAGTACACCCCAACCTCGTAGCGCTCGCCTTCCGGAAGGTCGGCCACTGGTTGAACTATGACTGAGCGCTCTCCCGCGTCCAGCACCCGAATCCGCGTCTCGTCAAAGGTGAGAGTCTTCCTGTTGATGGCGGCTGGGAACAGGAACACCGTTGGCGTGCCGTGTGCGACCCGCACGACAGGAAGCGGCTCAGCAGGACTCCCCGTGACAGCCACCGACCGCTCCCGCTTCACACGCTCAACCTGTGCGGCCCTTGCTGGTGCCGCAGCTCCCCACGCGAACACGAGAGCGAGGGCCAATCTTACCGGCGGGTTCAATGGCGCATGACCTCCACGGTCCAACGCTAGCACCGGAACTCTTGCGCAATGGGACTAAGTGGAGTCGGTCCCTTTGCACCCACAACCCGACCTGTGCTTTGTCCTCTCGGGGGTGGCTGCGGTGAGTGCCGCAGTTCCACGGCGTAGCGAGGTCCCAGACCAACCGCGCCGATTCCGCAGCCGCCCGTCACTTCACCGCGCCAGCCTCGCCACGGTGAACCCGGCCCCGAGGCCAAGCACCAGCGCCACGGCGACCACGACAAAGGGCACGTCCCCCGCCTGACGCCGCAGGGATTCGTTCTCGGCCCGGAGTCGCTGAAGCTCGGCCGCCGTCCGGATGCAACGACGCTCGGACAGCCAGCAACCGCCCTCCACCTCGACGGCCGCCCCTGCCCCATCCGGGATGAGCTGCGCGCGCTCGACGCTGATGGCCTCGGAGCCCGAAGCAGGAACCGCGACGAGAAGGACCAGCACGAGCGCGCTCAGCTTCACTTGCCGCCCCTGTCGAGCTGCTCAAGGACGGCGATAGCAGCGGCCTTCCCGCCGACCTGGCCCGCCGCGAATTCACCGGCCTGATCGGCACGCTCAACCGCGGAGGAGCCGAACAGCAGCCGCTTGACGAGCGTGAAGCCACCCGCCGCCGTCAGGGCCACCTTCGCGGCAGTCAGTACCAGGGCCAGGGAGAACGGCGCCCCAGCGGCCAGCGCGTTCGCCACAGCCCCCGCCAGCGACACGCCCAGCACCAGCAACGCGCCGCCCCTGTCCGTTCGTAGGAAGGGAACAAACGCGCCACCGAACTTCCGCAGCAAGTAGACCAGCAGCACCACCACGAGGGCCGCGAGCAGCGCGTAGTTGCGACTCGTCACCGCGTCGAGAACGAGCCGCGCGAACTCTTCGAGCTGCTCGGGATTCGGCCCGACCACACCACCGTCAACCATGTGTCCTCCGGTTAGAAGCCCAGCCGCGCCAGGTCGGCCGCAAGCCGGGGATTTGCAGCGCGCCAGGTCGGCGAGCCGCGTTCGTTGTCGAGCTGCGCCCACACCGCCGCGACGGAACTCCTTTCGGTCAGCGTGCGCAGCGGGGTGAGCTGTAGGGCGCTCACGTAGCCCGGCCACTGGACATGGGGCGCGTCTCCAAACCGCCCGCCCCAGACCAGCCCGGCCTTGGCTGTCTCCTCGCCGAGCACGCGATAGGCCGGAAGGCGCCAGTCGGGTTGGACCCCGGGCTTCGAGCCCGCGTCACAGACGAAGTCGAAGGCGAGCCCGTAGTTGTGAGCCGACAGCCCCGCCGCAGACGCCTTGCCCCCCTTGCCCGCGAGGAAGAGGCGCCTCAGCTCGGACTGCTCGTCGAGAGTGCGAAAGCCATAGGTCGCGACGTACCTGACGCCCCGGGCCTCGCAGCGTGCGATGACCTCCAGGGAGACCGCGACGAATGGCAGGTAGACGAGGTCCAGGTCGATGCGGCTGAAGTTTGCGCGAGGCATCAGGATTCCCCCTCCCCTGCCCGAGCCATGCGCAACAGCTCCAGCTCCACGGTCTGCCGCACCTGGGCGGGCAATCCCGAACTGAACTCATCACGCCACCGACGGAGGGCGCCCAGCTCCACGGCAAGAACGTTGATGCGCTCGCCCTGACGGGCGACCTTCTCGACGAGCGAGCGGATCTCCCCCACAAGGGACTTTGCGGCCCATGCGAGGACACCGACTCCCGCCGTTCCAAGCAGGGAGCCGACAACGAGTTGTACGGACTGGGTCTCTTCGGACGTCACCGCATCACCAGGGCTTAGGGTTACCCTTGGTAAATGCGTGTGACTTCTGGGAGTGGCTCAGCTCACGAGTTCCCTAGAATGAACGGTGGTACGCTCATTCTATGCTCTTGACGAACGTCTGGCCCATTGTCCTTGCATCCATAGCAACTACATCAGAAAACCCAACGCGATTCGAGTGGCAGAAGCTGCTGATTTCAAGCTTTGGCCCTGGGATTACTACTGCGCTTCTGGTTGGGCTCTTCTCCTGGCTCTTCAACAGGATCTTGGAACGACAAAAGC is part of the Myxococcus landrumus genome and encodes:
- a CDS encoding DUF2381 family protein produces the protein MNPPVRLALALVFAWGAAAPARAAQVERVKRERSVAVTGSPAEPLPVVRVAHGTPTVFLFPAAINRKTLTFDETRIRVLDAGERSVIVQPVADLPEGERYEVGVYFADGRAPSRAAFVLITDPAEVDLRIDVTRPESGGACPDAPPREPKPEDLVLLGLVDKEGITVTPIKSHDAVTQGFVVTRAWAYRGKGWVLADMRIDNSAGQQPWFPREAVLTGRSGLPLRARVVREEDGAIQAGGQGRVVVVAEVAQLNASPVFTLEVVGDGRTLVVPNVRFPKLGAGGGQ
- a CDS encoding M15 family metallopeptidase; this encodes MPRANFSRIDLDLVYLPFVAVSLEVIARCEARGVRYVATYGFRTLDEQSELRRLFLAGKGGKASAAGLSAHNYGLAFDFVCDAGSKPGVQPDWRLPAYRVLGEETAKAGLVWGGRFGDAPHVQWPGYVSALQLTPLRTLTERSSVAAVWAQLDNERGSPTWRAANPRLAADLARLGF